Proteins encoded within one genomic window of Desulfosalsimonas propionicica:
- the rpsG gene encoding 30S ribosomal protein S7, producing the protein MPRRREIPERKIIPDYKYKSPLVSRFVNSVMKDGKKSTAQSLIYEAFDIIEKRMNEPALKIFEQALGNVKPQLEVKSRRVGGSTYQVPTEVRPMRQTALAIRWILTYAEKRPEKGMARKLAGEFMDAAQQRGASVKKREDTHRMAEANKAFAHYRW; encoded by the coding sequence ATGCCGAGAAGAAGAGAAATCCCTGAAAGAAAAATTATTCCGGATTACAAGTATAAAAGTCCGCTCGTATCCCGGTTTGTCAATTCCGTAATGAAAGACGGGAAAAAGAGCACGGCCCAGTCGTTGATCTATGAAGCTTTTGATATCATTGAGAAGCGGATGAATGAGCCGGCCTTAAAGATTTTCGAGCAGGCACTGGGCAATGTAAAACCCCAGCTGGAAGTCAAGTCCCGGCGGGTTGGGGGATCCACATACCAAGTGCCCACAGAGGTCCGGCCAATGCGACAGACCGCCCTGGCCATTCGGTGGATTCTCACCTATGCGGAAAAGCGGCCGGAAAAGGGCATGGCCAGGAAACTGGCCGGTGAGTTCATGGATGCCGCCCAGCAGCGGGGCGCTTCGGTTAAGAAGCGCGAGGATACACACCGCATGGCCGAGGCCAACAAGGCCTTTGCCCATTACCGGTGGTAG